From the Leptolyngbya sp. O-77 genome, one window contains:
- a CDS encoding GNAT family N-acetyltransferase, whose amino-acid sequence MASDSESNKAERERAIANTLPVEIRDMDIDDLAPVFHLGESLFTSDLYPYLYRTWDEWEVIGQYNTDPEYCLVAEIEGELAGFVLGTIISKASWVYGYIIWLGVSPKFQRRGVADKLVDKIVERMIEEGARFMLVDTDPANEPAIKFFRRKGFGNPRRHVYLSMNLSKHEIYGRLIAYERDKASRVRHHRPKRP is encoded by the coding sequence ATGGCTTCTGATTCCGAAAGCAATAAGGCTGAGCGGGAACGGGCGATCGCCAATACCCTGCCCGTCGAGATTCGGGACATGGACATCGACGACCTCGCTCCGGTGTTTCATTTGGGGGAAAGCCTGTTTACTAGCGACCTCTATCCCTACCTGTATCGCACCTGGGACGAGTGGGAAGTGATTGGGCAATACAACACCGACCCAGAATATTGCCTGGTTGCAGAAATCGAAGGCGAACTGGCAGGCTTTGTGCTGGGCACGATTATCAGCAAGGCATCCTGGGTCTACGGCTACATTATCTGGCTAGGAGTCAGTCCCAAGTTTCAGCGGCGCGGCGTGGCGGATAAGCTGGTGGACAAAATCGTTGAGCGCATGATCGAGGAGGGCGCTCGGTTCATGCTGGTGGACACCGATCCGGCTAATGAACCTGCGATCAAGTTCTTTCGGCGCAAGGGGTTTGGCAATCCCCGTCGCCATGTTTATCTGTCGATGAACCTGAGCAAGCACGAAATTTACGGCCGCCTGATCGCCTACGAGCGGGACAAGGCTAGCCGGGTGCGTCATCACCGTCCTAAGCGACCCTGA
- a CDS encoding permease, translating to MDRLNNALTLFFSLLVEAMPFLLLGVLFSSVLLLFVDERRLIAAVPKHPLLAAMIGGGIGFLFPVCECGNVPVARRLIVQGAPASMAVGFLLAAPTVNPVVFWATWIAFRDQPEIVFLRVGLSLLVAVIVGWVFSAQADLRPLMQLGVARAMPAVRGAAAKPAGESSLLQSGTYWLGQADQPIRPDGSLSSSAIAINPVLTQPLSDKLWLLVNNIVQEMRELGGVLILGTAIAAIVQVFVPREWVIGLGQGPVTSILAMMLLAWIVSICSTVDSFFALSFASTFTSGALLAFLVFGPMIDLKNIALLLSMFRGRAIAYLFILAGQLTFLFCLLINLYIS from the coding sequence ATGGATCGATTGAACAATGCGCTGACGCTGTTTTTCAGCCTGCTCGTGGAGGCGATGCCCTTTTTGCTGCTGGGCGTGCTGTTTTCGAGTGTGCTGCTGCTATTCGTGGATGAGCGGCGGCTGATTGCGGCAGTGCCCAAACATCCGCTGCTGGCGGCGATGATTGGCGGCGGCATTGGCTTCTTGTTTCCCGTGTGCGAGTGCGGCAACGTGCCTGTAGCGCGGCGGCTGATTGTGCAGGGTGCGCCCGCGTCGATGGCGGTGGGCTTCTTGCTGGCGGCTCCCACCGTGAATCCGGTGGTGTTTTGGGCAACGTGGATTGCCTTTCGGGATCAGCCGGAGATCGTGTTTTTGCGGGTGGGGCTGTCGCTGCTGGTGGCAGTAATTGTGGGCTGGGTGTTTAGCGCTCAGGCAGACCTGCGGCCGCTGATGCAGCTGGGAGTGGCGCGGGCCATGCCAGCAGTGCGCGGGGCGGCTGCAAAGCCCGCGGGTGAGTCGTCCCTGTTGCAGTCAGGGACCTATTGGCTGGGACAGGCGGATCAGCCCATTCGCCCGGATGGGTCGCTGTCTTCGTCGGCGATCGCCATCAATCCCGTCCTCACCCAGCCCCTGTCAGACAAGCTGTGGCTATTGGTGAACAACATTGTGCAGGAAATGCGCGAGTTGGGCGGTGTGCTGATTTTGGGAACGGCGATCGCCGCAATCGTTCAAGTCTTTGTGCCGCGCGAGTGGGTGATTGGGTTGGGGCAGGGCCCAGTCACGTCGATTTTGGCGATGATGCTACTGGCGTGGATTGTGTCGATTTGCTCAACGGTGGATTCGTTTTTTGCCCTGTCCTTTGCCTCTACCTTTACTAGCGGCGCATTGCTGGCGTTTCTGGTATTTGGCCCGATGATTGACCTGAAAAACATTGCGCTGCTGCTGTCGATGTTTCGCGGTCGGGCGATCGCCTATCTGTTTATCCTGGCGGGTCAGCTCACGTTTTTGTTTTGCTTGCTGATTAATCTGTATATCAGCTAG
- a CDS encoding TIGR03943 family putative permease subunit, which produces MLLAWGGLMLRFWLTGRINILLHPDYVWLAIAAGFALLGLGVAKLWEGLRLLRRGIAITQPSESHANLLPPGWSSALLLAIALFGLQFTPRAFASQVAIERGVADTLTLTRSQPQSFRTNTRPEDRSLIDWVRLLNVYPEPDAYTGQKASVEGFVIHSPNLPSNYFTITRFVITCCAADVYPVGLPVRIEGDRTIYEQDQWLRVEGNMATETLDGQRQLVIQAASLTPIEEPQNPYDY; this is translated from the coding sequence ATGCTGCTGGCCTGGGGCGGGCTGATGCTGCGCTTTTGGCTGACTGGGCGCATCAACATCCTGCTGCATCCGGATTATGTCTGGTTGGCGATCGCCGCTGGGTTTGCGCTGTTGGGGCTGGGCGTGGCCAAACTGTGGGAGGGGCTGCGGCTGCTGCGACGCGGCATTGCTATTACCCAGCCCTCAGAGTCCCACGCGAACCTACTGCCGCCCGGATGGAGTAGCGCCCTGCTGCTGGCGATCGCCCTGTTTGGCCTCCAGTTTACGCCCCGCGCCTTTGCCAGCCAGGTCGCCATCGAGCGCGGCGTAGCAGATACGCTCACCCTGACGCGATCGCAGCCTCAGTCCTTCCGCACCAACACCCGCCCCGAAGATCGCTCGCTCATTGACTGGGTGCGCCTGCTGAACGTTTACCCCGAACCCGATGCCTACACGGGTCAAAAAGCCTCGGTCGAAGGGTTCGTCATCCATTCGCCCAACCTCCCTAGCAACTATTTCACCATCACCCGCTTTGTGATTACCTGCTGCGCTGCCGATGTCTATCCGGTCGGGCTTCCCGTGCGGATCGAGGGCGATCGCACAATCTACGAACAAGACCAATGGCTCCGCGTAGAAGGCAACATGGCGACGGAAACCCTCGATGGTCAGCGCCAACTGGTTATCCAGGCCGCCTCTTTGACCCCAATCGAGGAACCTCAGAATCCGTATGACTATTGA
- the trxA gene encoding thioredoxin, giving the protein MSAAAQVTDSTFKQEVLDSDVPVLVDFWAPWCGPCRMVAPVVDEIAEQYAGQVKVVKVNTDENPSVATQYGIRSIPTLMIFKGGQRVDMVVGAVPKTTLASTLEKHL; this is encoded by the coding sequence ATGTCAGCAGCCGCACAAGTTACAGATTCCACTTTTAAGCAAGAAGTTCTTGATAGCGATGTCCCCGTTCTGGTAGATTTCTGGGCCCCTTGGTGTGGTCCCTGCCGGATGGTTGCTCCTGTAGTCGATGAGATTGCCGAGCAATACGCGGGACAGGTAAAGGTCGTAAAAGTGAATACCGACGAGAACCCCAGCGTTGCCACTCAGTATGGCATCCGCAGCATCCCTACGCTGATGATTTTCAAGGGTGGTCAGCGTGTAGACATGGTAGTCGGCGCAGTTCCCAAGACGACCCTCGCCAGCACGCTTGAAAAGCATCTATAG